The DNA sequence GAATAAATTGGATTGCAGTGGAGTGGATGAATACCTGCTGGGTCATAGAGAGGCTTGATCACTGCAAGAAATAAATACTAACACGTGTGCTTGTCGAGGCTACCTGCTCGTAGTAGAATAACCTGATCGTCGAGGGGGAGTTCGGAGAAGTGCGGGATCCTTTTCGCCCACTCCACCAAAGTGAAGAGCTGCTTGTCTGCTGCTTGGCAGATATTGGTGACCGGGTCGTTGGTCTAGAGGGGAACATGAAGATAAAATGTTAAAGCAATACAGTCGACAGCTTCGTCGGTGAACTCCTTCACTGACGTGTGAACTCTGCTGTCCGCAGTGAGAGTGAACACATACAGCTGTGGATATTTTTAGATGCTTCGCAAACCAACAAATTACCCAAAAGTCTTGTGAAAGTTCACTGGAAGTCACTGTAAAAAATGATTGCAAAGTTGACTGACCGCTCGCACGGTGTCACCACAGAACAATAACATGAGCTTTGTGCAGTAGGATATATAACGCAGGGTTGTACGTGAGACTGTTGAGATGGAGCTAATTAAATAATAAGTTTTACAAATGgcaaacaacacagaaaaacactgacaataGCTTGACTGAATGAAGTTACTGAGTCTCCAAGATTCCACTTATGCTCGCTATGACATATCAGTgtttggagattttttttttattttcacttagTCTGATTGTGTTCTGGGGTACCACAGTGGTGCAGCGCTTTGTACCGTTGGGGCACTGTATGAGGATATCTGGTTCAAAAGCCAATTAGAGACTGTAgtgccatgtttccatcatggtacaatttggtttggtacagcacGGTACTGTTTGGAAGAGTAAAGTCCTCGGTCAGCCTTGCATTTCAACTGAGAACGGTACCTTTCacaactgacaaaaacacaacggacaacaaaggacatccagcagctcgtttttttcctgctcggtttgtggctgttgtgtcaagctttgtatgagataAACACCGGTCGCAAGGTAGTGGCgcttttctgttgcccaatcagctgactgtcgtgggtctagctccacccataccgtactgtaccataaCACTGGTACCCCAAAAGGAAGGGTGccgaaaaatggaacggttggggcagGATAATTTTGTTCTATTCCTAATGGGAATGCAAAAAATACATACTGaactttaaatgtgaatgtgagcgtgatCAGGGTCGGTGATTCTTACCGAGTTTCCCGGGCTGCCTTCGCTGTATGTCTCTGTTTTGGGCTCCACGGCGAGTTCAGCATCCAGGATCTTGTCCACAGGCATGTCCTCGTTGAAACTGCTGGTAGATTCCACCTCATTCTCCCCTCGCTCCCTGCCACGCTGCCTCTCTTCCTGCACCGCTGcatgcatgtacacatacacacaaacaatcaacTTCTGGAATCGTTTTCGTTGGCATCATAATATCACTGACATCACATGCGCTATCCCACAATTACAAAAGTCAGTTGTGCAGTATATGCTGGACACACATTCTCGCATTTGGATGGTTTTGGATGGTTTTCTGGGTTcgaaaacaacattaaatatcCTGGACCCACCTTCTCTCTTCATGCCCATGGCCAGGCACTTCTGGTAGCGGCAGTACTGACAGCGATTCCGCTGGCGTTTGTCGATGAGGCATTCCTTGCTGTCTCGACACGTGTAAGTGAGATCTTTCCGGACAGTCCTTTTGAAAAAGCCCTTGCATCCCTCACAGCTGTACACACCATAGTGCTTTCCTGTGGAAACAAAGACCACCGTATCAGTTCTGCTACGAGCCACCAATAGACCTCACTGCACTTGTAGTCTCTGACCCTCTTCTGGACACAGGTTGGAATCAGAGTTGTAAGCATGTTGCCataaagtacacagtaaaaaaaaaaaccccattcaTAACTCAGTAACAGTAactataatttaaaataaaagaaacataaacATATGCAGATAATCCTGACAAGCAGTCTGACTAATCACCTTGAAATCAACTTGTTATCTTTCCTCCAATCAAGCAATGTTTGCGGGGAGTGGGAGTGCAAATTCCTCTCCTCCATCCTCACCCTCTAACATTACCTGAGGAGCGGTCCCCACAAATGGCGCAGATGTGCTTTGACATTCCCCCGGGGCTTGTACTCTGGTAGTTGATGTTTCCCATGTTCTGTAGACCTGGTGGAGGCTTGATGTCCTCCGAGCTGCTAACACTGTTCATAGAGTTCATCTGAGGATGACAGGAAGACAAAacggagacagagacaaagagtgggGAAGCAGAAGGGAAACAAGAGTGAGCAGACTGAGGCAGGTCTTAtgatactctctctctctcttcctctattTTCTCAGTTTGTCTTCCGCTCACCCATATAATTATTTTCTCCCCACCCACACACTTTATTGAGAATATGTCGCAGGGTGCGATCACATGCTCACATTGTGGGAGGAGCAGAGCCTTCTGTCTGAGGCTTGTCATACtggttttttaatgtttgttgtcAAGGAGAGGTTGAAGTCAcgtgtgcagaaaatgcaattCTCAGACTCAACAACCAGAGGGCGCCCCTGTGTAGGTTATTgaaggacatttaaaaatgaattgttaGAAGACGAAGATGTTGAAACTTCTGATCAACACAGAATTCATTTTATCAGACAAATGCTTCATTTAGGAACATTAAAAGCTTCTTATAATTACATGCAGGTTCAAAAAGACAGAATATGGTCTCATGTCATCTCAAGAGACAGCAAGGTGTGAGCAACCTACTGAGATATGTATAAGTGAGGCTACATCCGTacaactgtgttttcatttcaaatattttttaagataaaagCTACTGAAGTGTGCACCAccagcctttttgtttttatgtcagatTCTGTAATAATTGATTGGTGgaactgaaagttggtcttatatattagtaAGCTGTTAACacgtttaactcatacaacatgtgtatgtctTCAATAAACCTGGCTTAATagacttttttcacagcagatatttgttgacatgagatagtaggacaaacacatgttttaccAAAAAAGTAAGGATTGGAAGATAAATATGGATTGTTGCATTGCGCCAGCAGTTGGGCATCTCTGGGAAAACAGAAATAGAGCAAACGAGGAAGAAATGAGCACATTCACCCAATTCTTAAGTTCCTGTTAGGTTCCTCTTTAGCGACAAAGCCGATAAAAAACTGCAtgcattgcagagtcatttgacccagggGTGAATGCTTCTTAAAAACCTCTccaatggcaaaaaaaaaccacattcaaACCTAGGATTAACTTTTTTGACCAGAGGAAATGGGGTTTCATAGAGTAGGCTACTGATAATGAGACACAGCGATGGTGAAAATTCAGAGCAATTATTTCTGTTTGGATACAGATGGCTAGATGATTAGAAGTTTAAGTTTTTCTTTAACGTTTAAGCGTTAACCAGTTTCGGCGTGTGTGATGAGttgacagttctgaggaaggcGGAAGATACAAGCCAAAGCTGGTTCAATCAGAAGacataatgaactttcacaatgaaaatgaaagtgttaACTGAAGCCTGATAATAACCAATCGAGGAGCGAATGCAGGTAACTGCATCATCGTTTGCAAAAATCTCCATTTCTGCCTATCCAAACaaaattttaaattgtaaattgttttaaaacaaacaaaaaaaaaagtgttttggagGCTCTACAGCTCTGTAGTGATGTAAAAGGCAAACACGTCCACAGAAGGCTAGGCAACAAGTCTGGCTTTAACACATCGTTTTTCCTCTTACCTTCTTCAAGCCCATTGACCctctgctgctgatgacagCCAGCAAGGAAGCATGCACATGCCGCACactcatgtttgtttatttgtacatGTGCAGACACCTGCACTTCAGctggaaacaacaacactgacctACATACTGTAAGGCCCCCTCCTGTCTTATATATTTGATGACAAACGTAAAGGACAGTTACATCAGGCTGTTCTTATCACTTATTTACAAAGTGCACTTTCTTATGACTATCCTCTGATGACACATGACACTCTACGTATGTGACCTTACAACACAGGAGAGTATGCAAGACtttctttcagtttttccaGAGAACACTATTTCTCTCCACCGCCACTGGCCTCTTCAGCTGTATTTGCCCCAAAGGCAGATGGTCACACTTAAATGAGCATTCAGCCCCCCCGTGCATTCACTCATCAGTGAGTCAATAGCTCACAGTTATTCCTCCTCAGCGCACTCTTCCACAGTTTTcacaaataattaatttaacCCATGTATGACTTGAAgagaaaaacaccttttttgGTGCATTCAGACGCACTAGCCATTACAGACAGATGACACATTGGTGCCAAAATGGCTACAAGCACTGTATATAGATTATTGATGTTTCATACATTCTTTATACAACACATGGTATGAAGACCGTACTGCATCCTACATGTAAGGTTTACTGGGGCTTTAATGGGCCAGACGTGCACATAATCTACTTCTCTGTGACCTTGTGTTTCTCAAAGCTACAGACCATAATTCATAATTGcaatcaaagaaaacaacaacatagttTTGTTGCGCAGTAAGAGCCTGGAGTATCTCCACTGCAATCCATccttcataaacacacacagaagctgaGTGAAGGAAAGTACTGTGAGGTCAGCTTTGTTGATACTGACCACATCATGCATGAATCAcaggaagaaaaataacaccTAATGTTGACGAGGTGAGTGAATGCCAGTGAATCGATGCAGTCGGTTTAAATAAaattgttgctggtggttttaCGAGTCTTTTCcccagacaactttatttatcgaTGTCTCTCAGGACATGAAGGGGATTTCAACAACTCAGACAGTCTTACAGATTATAGCTTTAAATGTAATCATGTAGTTTTGAAATTCATTGTGCTAAATTCATTTTCTAGGCTCAGTCAGCGATCCGAACACAACTGAACTGATTGCTCACTTAATCAATTTGGTGATCAGTGCAGGGTTAGTCCAACATATTTAACTACATTGAGTTTTAGACTGAAGTATTTGAATATATAATCAATTGAAATAGAATCGAATTATTTTAAGATATTCAGATATTAATTAAGATATGTGAATTATTTCCTATTAAATGCAGCAGTAAAATAGTCATATTTCAGGTTGAAAATTGCAATACTagttaacgtttttttttttttatccaaaactGCACTGTGCACCATcaggtttgttgttttagcaatgctataatgacactacattgttattatttctcaatcacctTCACTGGAACGCATACAGAAAATgtgggaaacatgtatgcagcattaaaataacaaattttGCTGGGATTAAAAAACTGCTTCTGCAGGTTAAATTGGCAAGCATTTAGTGTGACCTatccttacacttgaacaacaaTATGACTCTGGCTCCCTTAAAACTCGTGTCTGTCTTactctgctgtgaaaaaaggtctcttacaccaggtttattcaagacatgcttgagcattaatGTTAAAGTCATTGACAGCTTATTAATATAAAAGACCAACTTCCAGTCACATTATTCCAACCCAAATACCAATGATCatagaatttgacagacataaaactAAAAAGTGGCGCCCTAAGACATATGAACAGTACTGTACAAGCCTAATCGTGAATCGGCTTGCAGCCCATGACTCCTTATGAACTCCAGTTCACCCATAAAAACAGTATGAGACGGTACATGACGGTAGTTTGATCAGTGGCTGCTAGTAAGCTGCGAAAAGATGGTCACACCACACAATTGAATTAACCCTGACTGTCCCTAAAGGCACAGATCCATATTGTAATTGAAGCAATGCACAGTATATTACTGTCCTGCAGCAGTGGCCTCAATCcaagcacagtgtgtgtgtgtgtgtgtgtgtgtttatgtgtgcattTCTGTAGTTGATTCAAAAATACAACTTAAAGAAAGTATTTCCATTAGGTCTTGTGTGCCAGAGAGTAAAAAGAACAGGCTGAGGGTGTtgctgtttattatttatgtaatcTGAAAAATGCACCCCCACACATGAAGGAACTGAGTAATAATCAACAGAGACTAATCACCAACTTGGCACGATGAAAGAAACTAAGGCAAACAGAGtcaagtaaaataaatgaaaaatgtctcgAATGTGGAAGCAAACAAGAAAAATTGAGgcgtctttctttttctgttttttcctctgtgtctaTATATACATTAAAGGGCTAAATATTGGGATTTTGCCAGCAGCACGGAACTCAAGCAATGACCTTTTGGGAGAGAAGTGTAAAGGTCAGTAAAAGGAGAGAAGATAGTGAGAAACACCACTGCTGTATGCCAGCTAAACACATTGGATAGGGTTAACCTTCAACATCGTATCCACTGTCAGGGATTTCAAGAACGACAGGCACACAATCAATCAAAGAACATGATAGTTTCGTGAAGATCACTTTGCCAAAACTATGATAAACAACTGTTGCTGAGAGTGCAGCGATAGAGGAAAGGCCCTGTGTATTTTTGAAAAGATCAACCATATTTCACAGAGTAAGCGCCAAATATCATACATTGATCACAAGCTGAAAaactttcttgtttttaagtACAAACATTATTAACATATGAGGACAGTAAGTTTATCTCCCGTTGAAAAGAGAAGTCAACGTCCACTGCTGTGCTCATTATCATCAAAACACCGACACAGTTTCTCACCTGTGGACTGCCGAGTGGTCCAAAGTTCATGTTGGGCGTGGATGGCAGTGATACAGAGGGTGAACCCAAAGATGATGTAATAACAGGGTAAGGTGAGGCCAGGCCGTTCATCTGTGAGCCCATGGTGGACATGGGGGACGGCAGGTGCCTGGAAGTGCTGATGACCGACGGGTGTCCCACCATGCCGCCCATGGGAGGCGGGTGGGTGTGGGCCGCGCTCATTGGCCCTGTTGAGtctggaagaaaacaaaaggtgtGTGATATGAAAGTGTCATGTTTGTCATGTGCACCACAACAAACCCTGTGACTGTACAGGTTATACTGACTCTCACACAAGTCTTTAGGCTGCGTTGCAATggtttatatgtatttataactacattcatacacacatatgggAGACAacatattattaaaaaacactccTCTACTGTGACACCATTGAACAGAGCATAGCTGGTGAGTGTGTTCATTTTCAGGGTACACTTTGGTCTCAAGACATttggaaacaaagacacagactaAACCCGAAGACCAAAATAGATCCTGTTATGGTCCAACCAGTCACAACATATCCTTTCTCTGATTCGCCACACTCCGACCATGTGACACTTCTCTggaagaaaataagaagaatCCGCCTCAATAACCAGTAGTAAATGTAATATGAATGAGCTTTGCATGCATTTACGTTCCACCTCATCATCTATGCAACCAACTAAACAACAAACTGCAGGGAGGacaatctgcttcctgtttacactgtcatgtgatgtgtgttcTCAGGCGTGTTGGTATGGACAGAGACCATTTCTACTGGGGGGCCATTTGGACAGAGATTATTTTGCTTTTGAAAAGCAGTTTACAAGGTTTTAAAGATCactttatcataataataaaaaaacaacgtttGTAGCAATGAAATAAGTCCTTATTATGTATTTAAGTCTGCCATGCTCCTTCAGCAGCAGGTATGATAGTGtacttaaatgaaaatgtagacTGCAGCAGCTTTCACAACGTGACAATTTAAAGTGTAGTGTAGCAGAGGCAAATTACAAGCATGAAACATACGATATACAGAAACAAATGGCAAATAGATGTCTACAAGTTTTAATTACTGCTGGCTGACGGTGCAATATGCATAAATGACATCAGCGTGGCGGGAATATGGCTCTACAGAGTGCCCACCTGATTTTGCCGCAGAGTGCCACTGCTGACTTTGCTTTGCATCCAGTGATGCAAACTGACAGGCTGGCATTTACAGAGATGACCTACTTTGAAAAGCTGTCAGTCAACTGACGAGCAGGATGCAGAGTATAATTTCATGCATGTGCAGTAGCTGTGAGGACGTTCATTCATCAACAAATATCAGCAAGTACTGACATTTGCTACATGTAAGGACCAACATCTTGTGCACACAGACATCCCGTGTTTGTCACATGTTGTCGCATGCACTGGTGGAGACAAACGCAAAAAACACAAGTTGTTTGAAAGGGATCCTTAGATTATTTTGAATTATCGATTAATCCGTCGATAATTATTTTGaattatcgattaatctgtcgactaTTTTCATGAGTCGACAGATTAATTTTCAACAGAAAGTGTAGAAAAATGTTCAAGTTGGACTATAAATGacagatgttctcaaatgtccaaaataattaatttgtcaTAATGTCTTTgctttatggagcaaagaaaccagaaaagagtcacatttattaagctgaaaaatcagagagctacacaaactgattaatcgattattaaaatagttgacggtTAATTCAGTTAtcaaattaatcaaataatcgttgcagcccaaTTTTGAATGCATGgtcatggcgtccacttttattgatttgcagcacactttGTATCTGAGGGTACAtctgattgtccttgggatctttgTCTTTgccagtctttgtcattttctttggtgtgtAAGAGATTtgaaatttgcatttcccaggaaTCACGTCATTTGTTCCCTCTAGCTTAACGTTGCTTgatcattgttctgcatggaatctcacggcagcagtggagagagacagtgtgcagtccccacaacaccgctagtaattatgactcgacgtaggcctagtctacgtacatcatcAATGCAGGGCGCATGAAACAGTGGGTGGTGTGACAataaacaagggagacatttacctttaatatcaacttaacttctttcttgcacaaaattcaagcactttcattgacccatgtctatttcagGGGATTTTCAAAAAGGCCTTGAGCCACCATCCCTCACCcatctacacacaaacacactacacTGTGTGATACTAGGCCCGTTGCCACACTGTTCTGAGTTAAATGTCACATTCCACagttttgttcatgtttgtgttttaagatGGCGGGTGGCATGATACCCTGACACACAAAGAACAgcccctgtgtttgtgtacagaataaaaacacagttttcctCCATCTTTCCCTTCAGCTGATCATTTATTGTAAGGTGTTTTCCAGCAAATAGGCTAAACTACAGAAAGGACTATGTGCAATTTAAGAATATGTATTTATGGATGGCTTGCTGTCATTTGTTTGATACCGATATTACGACCCTTCAATAtcgatatcagtccaatacagtttttatatcttttaaaCTACTTAactgtgaacaacacattttgggCTGAAGCTCCAACTGTGCAACAAATATTCTGgtcccataaaaaaaaagaaagaaacattccACATCATGACCCaattaaaatgctgttgctgctttttatttacatttttacagtctacGCTAAGTAAAGCATGGTGATTTTTAGGGGTTTGGGATCATATCAGATTtcagtgaccttgacctttaGGGTAATATTTCTAACTTTTGCACAAAGGTAACATAAACCAACATgaaggtgagtgagtgtgacagaggtAATCTCAACCAGCCAAGGCAAAACAAGACGATCAAAGCTAAAAGAGGGGCTACTTCTGTCTCATAGAGTTTTCTGTCAGGAAAAGTATTATTTGCAAATCAAGCAGCAGAACTTTCTCCACAACTAAACTTCTCCACACATGGCACAAGTAGACTCATGTTGTAAGAGGCTGTTATCGAAAGCACAACATATGGCAAACTAACACAAAGATGGATGCCGCCCACATGCATGACGGCAGGTAAACTAGTAACTATAAAGTTATCTGCATATGAATAACCTCTGGGATATGAGCAATCCCTCAGCTCTGGTCTCACTTTATTTGGAAAATTGGAAATGAAACACCCCCAAAGATAATTTTGTATGACAATTGAATCTGTGAGGCAATCAAATCCCCTGTAAACtatcattttctattttctcttaGCAATAAATGACTGTGAAACATTtccgaaaaagaaaaaaaaaaggttttcttgCTCTTTGGGGCGTAACTGTCATCTCAGGTGTACACaccatgtttattttctgctgtAAATAATTGCTTGTGTTCACCAACAGTGTTTCCGCCAGTCAACTTGCTTAATTCTTTGGAAGACTTTTGAAAGTATTGCTCTGACACTTCACCTCTGGCAGTGACTAAGCACAGTCTCTTCCCCAGTGGATATGAGAAGTATGAATGCTATTTAAAGCAAACGGAAAGTATGAGTAATGCAAGAAAGTTGCTTTAAGATGTCAAGCATTTGTAAAACAGAGAAGAACGTCACATTGTCTGCCTGGATGTAGCACTTCTTGTGCATTAAGGCGCTCTCTCAAGCACACAGCTGGCcattcagtctctctctgtatgcCAAGGAGCAGATGTTGTGCAACTTCCTGTTTAGCAGGGAGACTATAGCCTCCACCCCCTTTCTCATTCGCCCACTCTCTCCAGCCCTCCACGAGTGATCCCGGGCAGGCAAATATGTATCGGGGggcctccctctcactctctcccacaaAGCTGGCTTGATACAAGAGAtacattgcaaaaccaaacactttcAAAACAGTCTCAGTTGTGTTCTATGGCCTGTAATGCAATGAAGCTTAAGATTTGAAATGACTCTATACACAACATGTAACTGTCTCAGtaagtgcactgactcctctcTTTATGTGCACAGCAAATTGTCTTTGTGGCTAATGCGATCTATTGGATTGTAGAGTGGGAGATCAGAACTCCAGCTAACAAAGAGCCAACATGCTCTCACAATCAATGTGGTCAAACAAGTATCCAGACATTAAATAAATGAGGGCCATATTTTACTCTATGGACCCATCAAAGGCAGATTGGATGTTAGAGATACAACTACTCTTCAGTAGAGGTCAATTAACTATCATGTATCCTAGGGGGCCTTTTAGGATCGTtcatccattttgttttcattatttttttcatgactTCGTTAGgtttttgtggcttttgcaatattaaaaacagcaaacaggattaaaatgtattgtgttGATGATCAtcgatttaaaaaaagtgtccCTAACTGATagaaactcaaactcaaacttcAGTTAAACCTGAACTCAATTCGGAACTTGTTCCccaaactgtttttaatttacagtgCTAGCACCAATAACATCAATGTTCTCAatctcagtgtgtgcgtgtgtgtgtgtgtgtttaaggaggCAAACATGTtcagcagaggaaacacacattGGCCCAGAGCAGCTCAAAAAAGCCTGTCCTTAAATGACCCAATGGAGTATTCCATCTCCATTCTATGTAAATAACCTCTACACAGAGGCTTGTGGAATGTACAGCCCTGTCACATGTTCACACGGCAGAGAAAGGTTCATTACTGAAGCGGTGGGGTTTGTTCTGTGGAAAATCATTCATCATAACAAATCTCTCTGAATTCACACCGGCTTAGCTCCCCGGCTTTCCCGTCAGTCTCTGTCGAAGAGCATCTGTTTGAGAGCAAACAAACTGACAGAGCAGTGAAGGACACCTTTGACCACTGGCGTCACAAATCAAAGGTTGTCTATTGCCAAACGTCTGAACCAAGTTTAAAAGTCCTTTCAGCAGCAGCCGACAGTTACAGTGATCAGAAATGACACGTCAGTGTAAGTGATGTAGTGCCACAATGTctttaaaacaccaaaacatAAAGTTTGGAATCATCCAAATGTTCTTATTTCACTACAATAAATGCCATAATTAtgctgacaaaaataaaaaacacagtgaaaacatagATAATTGATTGATTGTCTAAATAATTTATTATTCAAGAGTGCAAACGGTTCTGCACATTTTCATATTATAAaaggagtctttttttttttaagtttcactGTGAATCAAA is a window from the Solea solea chromosome 9, fSolSol10.1, whole genome shotgun sequence genome containing:
- the rxrgb gene encoding retinoic acid receptor RXR-gamma-B isoform X1, translated to MWHPVSSPATGGSSAREISYSHYSTGPMSAAHTHPPPMGGMVGHPSVISTSRHLPSPMSTMGSQMNGLASPYPVITSSLGSPSVSLPSTPNMNFGPLGSPQMNSMNSVSSSEDIKPPPGLQNMGNINYQSTSPGGMSKHICAICGDRSSGKHYGVYSCEGCKGFFKRTVRKDLTYTCRDSKECLIDKRQRNRCQYCRYQKCLAMGMKREAVQEERQRGRERGENEVESTSSFNEDMPVDKILDAELAVEPKTETYSEGSPGNSTNDPVTNICQAADKQLFTLVEWAKRIPHFSELPLDDQVILLRAGWNELLIASFSHRSVTVKDGILLATGLHVHRSSAHSAGVGSIFDRVLTELVSKMKDMQMDKTELGCLRAIVLFNPDAKGLSNPPEVEGLREKVYASLESYTKQKYPDQPGRFAKLLLRLPALRSIGLKCLEHLFFFKLIGDTPIDTFLMEMLEAPHQIT
- the rxrgb gene encoding retinoic acid receptor RXR-gamma-B isoform X2, translated to MDSNDPYLHLNSTGPMSAAHTHPPPMGGMVGHPSVISTSRHLPSPMSTMGSQMNGLASPYPVITSSLGSPSVSLPSTPNMNFGPLGSPQMNSMNSVSSSEDIKPPPGLQNMGNINYQSTSPGGMSKHICAICGDRSSGKHYGVYSCEGCKGFFKRTVRKDLTYTCRDSKECLIDKRQRNRCQYCRYQKCLAMGMKREAVQEERQRGRERGENEVESTSSFNEDMPVDKILDAELAVEPKTETYSEGSPGNSTNDPVTNICQAADKQLFTLVEWAKRIPHFSELPLDDQVILLRAGWNELLIASFSHRSVTVKDGILLATGLHVHRSSAHSAGVGSIFDRVLTELVSKMKDMQMDKTELGCLRAIVLFNPDAKGLSNPPEVEGLREKVYASLESYTKQKYPDQPGRFAKLLLRLPALRSIGLKCLEHLFFFKLIGDTPIDTFLMEMLEAPHQIT